One part of the Lotus japonicus ecotype B-129 chromosome 2, LjGifu_v1.2 genome encodes these proteins:
- the LOC130738527 gene encoding uncharacterized protein LOC130738527: MPSSISSETSSCSGGCSPSNLERLLQCVTPVVPSHTLPQSCLNDVNRLWQPLGKEKIEYFTLKDLWDCFNEWSAYGVGTPVTLESGDTVINYYVPYLSAIQLYTNKSVAASQNQREDGDGVEFESDSWSDDSGSDDLSRSLSNNSSKTWDAVSNDSSSDQDGSSPTKDQLGHLYLQYTETAAPYARVPLMEKISELARSHPAIMTLKSVDLSPASWMAVYWYPIYTIPGRKNVKDMEACFLTYHTLSSSFQDCGTESDDIDMDKEKELCCFSEWGSILEEQCKKRDSDCISLSPFGLATHKLQEDVWLNPEPYDKDMVTYLYSAADSWLKQLNVNDHHDFNFFTSNLTL, from the exons CCAGCAGCTGCAGCGGAGGCTGTTCGCCGTCGAACCTGGAACGTTTGCTTCAATGTGTCACACCTGTTGTTCCTTCTCACACTCTGCCTCag AGCTGCTTGAATGATGTAAATCGCCTCTGGCAACCTCTTGGCAAGGAGAAAATTGAATATTTCACCTTGAAAGATCTCTGGGACTGTTTCAATGAATGGAGTGCGTATGGTGTCGGTACGCCTGTGACTCTAGAGAGTGGTGATACTGTGATTAACTACTATGTTCCGTATCTATCTGCTATCCAATTGTACACCAATAAGTCTGTGGCAGCTTCACA GAATCAGAGAGAGGATGGTGATGGAGTTGAATTTGAAAGCGATTCATGGAGCGATGATAGTGGAAGTGATGACCTCTCTAGGTCACTGAGTAACAATTCCAGCAAAACTTGGGATGCTGTTTCTAACGACTCAAGCTCTGACCAGGATGGTTCATCACCAACAAAGGATCAGCTAGGCCACCTCTACTTACAGTATACTGAGACGGCTGCGCCCTACGCGAGAGTTCCGCTTATGGAGAAG ATATCTGAGTTAGCTAGAAGCCACCCGGCCATAATGACATTGAAAAGTGTAGACCTTTCCCCTGCAAGTTGGATGGCAGTTTATTG GTATCCGATTTATACTATCCCGGGTCGTAAGAATGTCAAGGACATGGAAGCATGTTTTCTCACTTACCATACTCTGTCATCGTCATTCCAAG ATTGTGGAACGGAGTCTGACGACATTGACATGGACAAGGAGAAAGAATTATGTTGTTTCAGTGAGTGGGGAAGCATTCTGGAAGAGCAATGCAAGAAAAGGGACAGTGACTGCATATCTCTGTCTCCTTTTGGACTAGCTACTCACAAGTTGCAGGAAGATGTTTGGTTAAACCCAGAGCCATATGATAAGGATATGGTTACCTATCTCTACAGTGCAGCAGATTCATGGCTAAAACAGCTCAATGTCAATGATCACCATGATTTCAACTTTTTCACATCAAACCTTACCTTGTAA